From one Triticum aestivum cultivar Chinese Spring chromosome 4B, IWGSC CS RefSeq v2.1, whole genome shotgun sequence genomic stretch:
- the LOC123091042 gene encoding nuclear poly(A) polymerase 1 isoform X2 gives MAKSNPGYLGVSEPISLGGPTEKDVVQTAEVEKFLADAGLYESQEEAVSREEVLGKLDQTVKTWIKKATRVSGYGEQFVQEANAKIFTFGSYRLGVHGPGADIDTLCVGPRHATRNDYFFRCLHDMLAEMPEVSELHPVPDAHVPVLGFKLCGVSIDLLYANLAHVVIPDDLDLSQDSILHNVDEQAVRSLNGCRVTDQILRLVPNIPSFRTTLRFMRYWGKRRGVYSNVMGFLGGINWAILVARICQLYPNASPSMLISRFFRVYSQWKWPNPVTLCHIEEGPLGLPVWDPRRNFRDRGHQMPIITPAYPCMNSSYNVSTSTRYVMIQEFTRGYEICQAIDENRATWDDLFEPYPFFELYKNYLEVGITARNEDDLRNWKGWVESRLRTLVLKFERYTHEMLLAHPHPRDFSDGSRPRHSFYFMGLWRKQTAQPQEAEQFDIRGIVNEFKNAVLAYAHRREGMDIEVSHVKRKDIPVFVFPGGVRPPRSSRTVARSSRTVSRNVVTADGQVGNQLGTESWSDPQSALDHSGGYQSTSLLVPSVSSKETQSILNGHPNLHTESLEHEHPGHLLGSTSAPGNIAVLDVVTQPNSMPSTSSNGAPTNGLDMCFSSLHREAERIPANNPVNFSPAVVDELDELASYQAKPDNKHVLPVHGSSLEGCSGRTVGQTCNLSSHGNNHLKRKAEEELEPLELAGPPVGATRASTSTVQRKPLRLRLSTVPQPKQAE, from the exons ATGGCGAAGAGCAATCCTGGTTATCTTGGCGTCTCCGAGCCAATCTCATTAGGCGGGCCAACTGAGAAGGATGTCGTACAGACAGCCGAGGTCGaaaag TTTCTTGCTGATGCGGGCTTGTATGAGAGTCAAGAGGAGGCTGTCTCGCGAGAAGAGGTCTTAGGCAAACTTGACCAG ACTGTGAAAACTTGGATTAAGAAGGCCACTAGGGTGAGCGGTTATGGCGAGCAGTTCGTGCAAGAAGCAAATGCTAAGATCTTCACATTTGGTTCATACCGCCTTGGG GTGCACGGTCCTGGTGCAGATATTGACACTCTATGTGTGGGTCCAAGACATGCAACTCGAAAT GACTACTTCTTCAGGTGTCTTCACGATATGCTAGCCGAGATGCCAGAAGTTTCTGAATTACACCCAGTACCAGATGCTCATGTGCCCGTTCTGGGGTTCAAACTTTGTGGGGTGTCTATTGACCTTTTATATGCAAACCTTGCACATGTGGTGATTCCTGAT GATCTTGATCTTTCTCAGGACTCCATACTGCACAATGTTGATGAACAGGCTGTTCGTAGTTTAAATGGGTGTCGAGTTACTGATCAAATATTACGATTGGTCCCAAACATTCCG AGTTTTCGCACAACCTTAAGGTTCATGAGATACTGGGGGAAGCGCCGTGGGGTGTACTCAAAC GTTATGGGATTCTTGGGTGGCATAAATTGGGCAATTCTTGTTGCTCGTATATGTCAATTGTATCCAAATGCATCGCCCAGCATGTTGATATCTCGTTTTTTCAGAGTCTACAGCCAGTGGAAGTGGCCCAACCCTGTTACACTTTGCCATATTGAGGAGGGTCCTCTTGGCCTCCCTGTTTGGGATCCAAGAAGAAACTTCAGAGACAGGGGCCATCAGATGCCTATAATTACACCCGCCTATCCTTGTATGAATTCTAGTTATAACGTATCTACTAGTACTAGGTATGTGATGATCCAAGAATTCACACGAGGATACGAGATCTGCCAG GCAATAGATGAAAATAGAGCAACCTGGGATGATTTATTCGAGCCATATCCATTTTTTGAATTATATAAAAATTATTTGGAGGTTGGTATCACAGCGAGAAATGAAGATGACCTCAGGAATTGGAAAGGTTGGGTAGAGTCTCGCCTTCGGACGCTTGTATTAAAG TTTGAACGATATACTCATGAGATGCTCCTTGCGCATCCGCATCCCAGAGATTTCTCAGATGGATCCAGGCCGCGGCATAGTTTTTACTTCATGGGTCTTTGGAGAAAACAAACTGCCCAACCTCAAGAAGCTGAGCAATTTGATATCAGAGGAATCGTAAATGAGTTTAAGAACGCAGTTCTTGCTTATGCACATCGGAGAGAAGGAATGGATATTGAAGTGTCCCATGTAAAAAGAAAAGATATCCCTGTATTTGTCTTTCCTGGTGGAGTGCGCCCTCCTCGTTCTTCCAGAACAGTAGCTAGGAGCAGTCGCACCGTTTCTAGGAACGTTGTTACAGCTGATGGTCAAGTTGGAAATCAATTGGGCACTGAAAGTTGGAGTGATCCTCAATCTGCTCTAGATCATTCTGGTGGCTATCAAAGTACTTCTTTGTTGGTCCCCAGTGTATCAAGTAAAGAAACCCAAAGTATTTTGAATGGGCATCCAAATCTTCACACAGAATCACTTGAGCATGAACATCCAGGGCACTTACTTGGAAGTACATCTGCTCCTGGGAACATTGCTGTGTTGGATGTAGTTACACAACCTAACAGTATGCCATCTACTTCAAGCAATGGTGCTCCAACAAATGGGTTGGACATGTGTTTCAGTAGTTTACACAGGGAAGCTGAGAGGATTCCTGCAAATAATCCTGTGAATTTCTCTCCGGCTGTGGTTGATGAGCTTGATGAGCTGGCATCGTATCAAGCTAAGCCTGACAATAAACATGTGCTTCCTGTTCATGGATCATCTTTGGAAGGATGTTCTGGAAGGACCGTGGGGCAAACATGTAATTTGAGTTCTCATGGTAATAATCATCTGAAGCGCAAGGCTGAGGAAGAGCTGGAG CCACTTGAGCTTGCTGGCCCGCCAGTTGGCGCTACTCGTGCATCAACATCAACTGTTCAAAGAAAGCCCCTCAG GCTTAGATTGTCAACTGTGCCGCAACCAAAACAAGCTGAATGA
- the LOC123091042 gene encoding nuclear poly(A) polymerase 1 isoform X1 yields MAKSNPGYLGVSEPISLGGPTEKDVVQTAEVEKFLADAGLYESQEEAVSREEVLGKLDQTVKTWIKKATRVSGYGEQFVQEANAKIFTFGSYRLGVHGPGADIDTLCVGPRHATRNDYFFRCLHDMLAEMPEVSELHPVPDAHVPVLGFKLCGVSIDLLYANLAHVVIPDDLDLSQDSILHNVDEQAVRSLNGCRVTDQILRLVPNIPVCVTCFSSKHVNIILWTKTYLFSQIQSFRTTLRFMRYWGKRRGVYSNVMGFLGGINWAILVARICQLYPNASPSMLISRFFRVYSQWKWPNPVTLCHIEEGPLGLPVWDPRRNFRDRGHQMPIITPAYPCMNSSYNVSTSTRYVMIQEFTRGYEICQAIDENRATWDDLFEPYPFFELYKNYLEVGITARNEDDLRNWKGWVESRLRTLVLKFERYTHEMLLAHPHPRDFSDGSRPRHSFYFMGLWRKQTAQPQEAEQFDIRGIVNEFKNAVLAYAHRREGMDIEVSHVKRKDIPVFVFPGGVRPPRSSRTVARSSRTVSRNVVTADGQVGNQLGTESWSDPQSALDHSGGYQSTSLLVPSVSSKETQSILNGHPNLHTESLEHEHPGHLLGSTSAPGNIAVLDVVTQPNSMPSTSSNGAPTNGLDMCFSSLHREAERIPANNPVNFSPAVVDELDELASYQAKPDNKHVLPVHGSSLEGCSGRTVGQTCNLSSHGNNHLKRKAEEELEPLELAGPPVGATRASTSTVQRKPLRLRLSTVPQPKQAE; encoded by the exons ATGGCGAAGAGCAATCCTGGTTATCTTGGCGTCTCCGAGCCAATCTCATTAGGCGGGCCAACTGAGAAGGATGTCGTACAGACAGCCGAGGTCGaaaag TTTCTTGCTGATGCGGGCTTGTATGAGAGTCAAGAGGAGGCTGTCTCGCGAGAAGAGGTCTTAGGCAAACTTGACCAG ACTGTGAAAACTTGGATTAAGAAGGCCACTAGGGTGAGCGGTTATGGCGAGCAGTTCGTGCAAGAAGCAAATGCTAAGATCTTCACATTTGGTTCATACCGCCTTGGG GTGCACGGTCCTGGTGCAGATATTGACACTCTATGTGTGGGTCCAAGACATGCAACTCGAAAT GACTACTTCTTCAGGTGTCTTCACGATATGCTAGCCGAGATGCCAGAAGTTTCTGAATTACACCCAGTACCAGATGCTCATGTGCCCGTTCTGGGGTTCAAACTTTGTGGGGTGTCTATTGACCTTTTATATGCAAACCTTGCACATGTGGTGATTCCTGAT GATCTTGATCTTTCTCAGGACTCCATACTGCACAATGTTGATGAACAGGCTGTTCGTAGTTTAAATGGGTGTCGAGTTACTGATCAAATATTACGATTGGTCCCAAACATTCCGGTATGTGTCACCTGTTTCTCAAGTAAACATGTCAATATTATTCTATGGACTAAAACCTATTTGTTTTCTCAAATCCAGAGTTTTCGCACAACCTTAAGGTTCATGAGATACTGGGGGAAGCGCCGTGGGGTGTACTCAAAC GTTATGGGATTCTTGGGTGGCATAAATTGGGCAATTCTTGTTGCTCGTATATGTCAATTGTATCCAAATGCATCGCCCAGCATGTTGATATCTCGTTTTTTCAGAGTCTACAGCCAGTGGAAGTGGCCCAACCCTGTTACACTTTGCCATATTGAGGAGGGTCCTCTTGGCCTCCCTGTTTGGGATCCAAGAAGAAACTTCAGAGACAGGGGCCATCAGATGCCTATAATTACACCCGCCTATCCTTGTATGAATTCTAGTTATAACGTATCTACTAGTACTAGGTATGTGATGATCCAAGAATTCACACGAGGATACGAGATCTGCCAG GCAATAGATGAAAATAGAGCAACCTGGGATGATTTATTCGAGCCATATCCATTTTTTGAATTATATAAAAATTATTTGGAGGTTGGTATCACAGCGAGAAATGAAGATGACCTCAGGAATTGGAAAGGTTGGGTAGAGTCTCGCCTTCGGACGCTTGTATTAAAG TTTGAACGATATACTCATGAGATGCTCCTTGCGCATCCGCATCCCAGAGATTTCTCAGATGGATCCAGGCCGCGGCATAGTTTTTACTTCATGGGTCTTTGGAGAAAACAAACTGCCCAACCTCAAGAAGCTGAGCAATTTGATATCAGAGGAATCGTAAATGAGTTTAAGAACGCAGTTCTTGCTTATGCACATCGGAGAGAAGGAATGGATATTGAAGTGTCCCATGTAAAAAGAAAAGATATCCCTGTATTTGTCTTTCCTGGTGGAGTGCGCCCTCCTCGTTCTTCCAGAACAGTAGCTAGGAGCAGTCGCACCGTTTCTAGGAACGTTGTTACAGCTGATGGTCAAGTTGGAAATCAATTGGGCACTGAAAGTTGGAGTGATCCTCAATCTGCTCTAGATCATTCTGGTGGCTATCAAAGTACTTCTTTGTTGGTCCCCAGTGTATCAAGTAAAGAAACCCAAAGTATTTTGAATGGGCATCCAAATCTTCACACAGAATCACTTGAGCATGAACATCCAGGGCACTTACTTGGAAGTACATCTGCTCCTGGGAACATTGCTGTGTTGGATGTAGTTACACAACCTAACAGTATGCCATCTACTTCAAGCAATGGTGCTCCAACAAATGGGTTGGACATGTGTTTCAGTAGTTTACACAGGGAAGCTGAGAGGATTCCTGCAAATAATCCTGTGAATTTCTCTCCGGCTGTGGTTGATGAGCTTGATGAGCTGGCATCGTATCAAGCTAAGCCTGACAATAAACATGTGCTTCCTGTTCATGGATCATCTTTGGAAGGATGTTCTGGAAGGACCGTGGGGCAAACATGTAATTTGAGTTCTCATGGTAATAATCATCTGAAGCGCAAGGCTGAGGAAGAGCTGGAG CCACTTGAGCTTGCTGGCCCGCCAGTTGGCGCTACTCGTGCATCAACATCAACTGTTCAAAGAAAGCCCCTCAG GCTTAGATTGTCAACTGTGCCGCAACCAAAACAAGCTGAATGA